A single genomic interval of Thermococcus sp. harbors:
- a CDS encoding phosphoribosyltransferase, whose amino-acid sequence MDKVYLTWWQVDRAIFALADELRKNFMPDVIVGVARGGLIPAVRLSHILGDIEVKVIDVKFYKGIDDRMEKPVITIPLHGSLEGKRVVIVDDVSDTGKTLEVVIEEVKKVGAEEVKVLCLSMKPWTKVVPDFYVFRTDKWVVFPWEEFPVVVRE is encoded by the coding sequence ATGGACAAGGTGTACCTCACCTGGTGGCAGGTTGACAGGGCGATTTTCGCTTTAGCGGATGAGCTGAGGAAAAACTTCATGCCCGATGTGATAGTCGGGGTGGCGCGGGGTGGGCTTATTCCAGCCGTGAGGCTCAGCCACATCCTCGGGGACATTGAGGTCAAGGTCATCGACGTCAAGTTCTACAAGGGTATTGACGACAGGATGGAAAAACCTGTGATAACTATTCCGCTCCACGGCTCGCTTGAGGGCAAGAGGGTTGTAATAGTTGATGACGTCAGCGATACTGGTAAGACGCTTGAGGTTGTCATCGAGGAGGTTAAGAAGGTAGGGGCAGAGGAAGTTAAGGTCCTCTGCCTCAGCATGAAACCCTGGACGAAGGTCGTTCCGGACTTCTACGTTTTCCGCACAGACAAGTGGGTCGTCTTCCCTTGGGAGGAGTTCCCCGTTGTGGTGAGGGAGTGA